In Myxococcus stipitatus, the following are encoded in one genomic region:
- a CDS encoding SMI1/KNR4 family protein, translating into MTLEQLLDLVVREHYPHAPATNAEIDAFEARAGWRLDAELRAFYLRMNGAELFRPLPDANYSILSLAELARARVRMRGADDDSWGPASWWVLVDCQDSDFLLVDVATPGPYPLLDAFHETFPRVRQVADSFSDFLRRALAGGDRLYWLQKD; encoded by the coding sequence ATGACGCTCGAACAACTGCTGGACCTGGTCGTGCGCGAGCACTACCCCCACGCTCCAGCGACGAACGCGGAGATTGATGCATTCGAGGCCCGCGCGGGCTGGCGGCTCGATGCGGAACTTCGTGCGTTCTACTTGCGCATGAATGGCGCGGAGCTGTTCCGCCCGCTCCCCGATGCGAACTACTCGATCCTGTCCCTTGCCGAGTTGGCGCGCGCGCGCGTGCGAATGCGTGGCGCAGATGATGATTCGTGGGGACCCGCATCGTGGTGGGTCCTTGTTGATTGCCAGGACAGTGACTTCCTGCTTGTCGACGTGGCGACCCCGGGGCCGTACCCACTCCTCGATGCGTTCCACGAGACATTCCCGCGCGTGCGTCAGGTGGCGGATTCGTTCTCCGATTTCCTGCGTCGTGCTCTGGCTGGCGGCGACCGTCTCTACTGGCTCCAGAAGGACTAG
- a CDS encoding transglutaminase domain-containing protein — MVRLIRDGAKDQDVRAEALAAVELVRPHDKSGEIQAVWDYMTGLEAAPYRFDPVDQELLQGPAVQTKGRDCDCMVVKAGAMLESLGHPTRVVIGAARAPGLGEAPSFNHTWLEVYDRDRRDWLSFDPVLHLRKPGQVARLGDVLPHAVTRRFPVTSDESGGRARQVVQVRVAGGDLAGAQLGDIGFLKKLVKKVRKVAKKFDPTNPNALGGKLLRAGMSFVPGGGAIIAAADTVANVRSTVKKVTGIDPSKALRAVVKGGRKGGAGGALRAAVQSAAPAAIRKVTPALPKQVRSLVSRKPAVRRVTAARAPVIAPSASEPIEPVELPQPVAVLLPDDEGAPPEDQANPDTGVTIEPEEAPPPIEALDESPTGDDPELNPGLGYVRGGR, encoded by the coding sequence ATGGTGCGCCTCATACGCGACGGGGCAAAGGACCAGGACGTGCGAGCTGAAGCTCTCGCGGCTGTTGAACTGGTGCGGCCTCACGACAAGAGCGGGGAGATCCAGGCGGTCTGGGACTACATGACGGGATTGGAGGCGGCCCCGTACCGCTTCGACCCGGTTGACCAAGAACTGTTGCAGGGGCCAGCAGTGCAGACCAAGGGCCGCGACTGCGACTGCATGGTGGTGAAGGCCGGCGCGATGCTCGAAAGCCTCGGACACCCGACTCGCGTTGTCATCGGTGCCGCGCGTGCCCCAGGCCTCGGAGAAGCGCCGTCGTTCAACCACACCTGGCTCGAAGTCTACGACCGCGACCGCCGCGATTGGTTGTCCTTCGACCCGGTGCTGCACCTGCGAAAGCCCGGGCAGGTCGCGCGCCTCGGTGACGTGCTGCCACACGCAGTAACGAGGAGGTTTCCAGTGACGAGTGATGAGAGCGGCGGGCGCGCCCGCCAGGTGGTTCAGGTGAGGGTGGCGGGCGGGGACCTGGCGGGCGCGCAGCTCGGAGACATCGGCTTTCTGAAAAAATTGGTGAAGAAGGTTCGCAAGGTCGCGAAGAAGTTCGACCCGACGAATCCGAACGCGCTGGGAGGAAAGCTGCTGCGCGCCGGCATGAGCTTCGTACCGGGAGGGGGGGCCATCATCGCGGCGGCGGACACGGTTGCGAACGTGCGATCAACGGTCAAGAAGGTCACGGGCATCGACCCCAGCAAGGCCCTGCGCGCAGTCGTGAAGGGGGGGCGCAAGGGTGGGGCTGGTGGAGCGCTCCGGGCCGCTGTTCAAAGCGCCGCACCAGCCGCAATCAGGAAGGTGACGCCGGCCCTACCGAAGCAGGTGCGCAGCCTCGTGTCGCGCAAGCCGGCGGTGCGTCGGGTGACGGCTGCCCGAGCACCTGTCATCGCGCCCAGCGCCTCGGAGCCCATCGAGCCCGTCGAGCTGCCCCAACCGGTGGCTGTGCTCCTCCCAGACGATGAAGGGGCACCACCCGAAGACCAGGCCAACCCGGACACTGGAGTCACCATCGAGCCAGAGGAGGCGCCACCCCCGATCGAGGCTCTCGACGAAAGCCCCACCGGAGATGACCCCGAGTTGAACCCAGGTCTCGGGTACGTCCGAGGTGGCAGGTGA